Within the Deltaproteobacteria bacterium genome, the region TCCGCGGAGGAGACGACCGAGATCTCCCCCTGGTAGCCATAGCCCGTTTCGGTGGGCGTGATCCAGATGGCGCTATAGAGAGGGAGGCTTTCAGGGTTGTCGGGATCGATGTAGGCATCATCGCCGGGATGCTCGCGGTCATAGTCGAGGGCGAGATCATCGGTGAGCCGGATGGTAAAGTTGCCGTTCGACTCGTCGGGGCCGTAGAAAATGTTGCCGTCTGAGGGATCGTAATTGGACGGCGAGCAGACGATCTCGACCCCCGGCTCCGGCGGGCCGCATTCGTTCTCCGCCCGCGCATCCGGGGCTGTGAGCATGCAGAAGGCGGCCAGCGCAAGGGCGGCGGTCACCCGAGATATCCTGCGGGTTTGTTTGAAATCGCATGTAGAAGCGAAATGCAGTTCCTGACGCGCGGATGTGTTTTCGGCGAAAGTCATAAATTTTCTCCAATAATCACCACTTGCATATTAGGTGAATAATAGAGCATTCGCACAATAGCAAAGCGCTCGCTTCTTCGCACCCCTCCTGGCCGTGACCTGGATGTCGCTGCTCGCGCCCCACTCCTCGTAGCCGGACGTCTCGTGGGCGACCAGCGCCCAGACCTGCTTCTTGATGGACCGTTCTGCTGAAAGAGCCGGCTCGGTGAACTCTTGGAACGCTGCCAATTGCTGGGAACTGCTACCTTGATGAAGGGAAGACACGCGCTGGACGCAGGGCAGAACATCGCCGACGCCGGCCAAGTGTGCTATTCTTCCATCCGATTCGGGCGGAGCAAAGTCGAAGGACCCGGAGGACGAGTAGGATGAAGATCGAGAGTCTTGGCAACTTCGAACGCGTGGACCGGAACGCCGAGGTGATGGACACGCCCTACGACCGCTGGGTGGCATCCCAGGGAATGGACGTGATCCGGGGCTACTTCGTCGAGGACCTCAAGGAAGTGCCGATGAAGTGGTGGGACCGCAAGGGCGGCCACGGCGTCTACATCAACCTGGAAGGCGCCGGCTATCTGGACGACGCCTTCGTGGTGTCGATCCCGCCGGGCAAGAGCCTCAACCCGGAGAAGCACATTTACGACGAGCTCGTGTACGTGCTGTCCGGCCGCGGCGCCACCACTCTGTGGCAGAGCGACGGCAAGGGGCAGAGCTTCGAGTGGCAGGAAGGCAGCCTGTTCGCCATCCCGGTGAACGCCACCTATCAGCACTTCAACGGCTCGGGTGACCGGGAGGCCAAGCTCCTGGGAGTCACCAACGCGCCGCTGGTCTACAACATCTTCCACAACGAAGACTTCGTCATGAACAATCCCTACGCCTTCAGGGACCGCTTCGACGACGACCAGGACTTCCGCGGCCACGCGCGCCTTTACAACGACCGGGTACTGGAGACCAACTTCATCCCCGACGTGGCCAACATCGAGCCCATCGCCTGGGAGGCGCGGGGCAAGGGCAGCC harbors:
- a CDS encoding cupin domain-containing protein encodes the protein MKIESLGNFERVDRNAEVMDTPYDRWVASQGMDVIRGYFVEDLKEVPMKWWDRKGGHGVYINLEGAGYLDDAFVVSIPPGKSLNPEKHIYDELVYVLSGRGATTLWQSDGKGQSFEWQEGSLFAIPVNATYQHFNGSGDREAKLLGVTNAPLVYNIFHNEDFVMNNPYAFRDRFDDDQDFRGHARLYNDRVLETNFIPDVANIEPIAWEARGKGSRTVFFELVNSHMGAHVSEFPVGRYKKAHRHGPGAHVMILSGEGYSLMWPEGEEKQQFIWKPGSLVVPPEGWFHQHFNSGPQPARYLALKMLSRMFKLVPGPIQSDVPLNQGGWQIEHEDEDDDLIQLFVDSCGASGAKVDMPHILERQGAA